One window of the Zea mays cultivar B73 chromosome 3, Zm-B73-REFERENCE-NAM-5.0, whole genome shotgun sequence genome contains the following:
- the LOC100276729 gene encoding uncharacterized protein LOC100276729 precursor, translated as MGWATRFLAAVCFFAAGVLFVPEAIGSPSGAGAVTAAKLAHVLSFATSWGAALWATFIGGIIMFKNLPRHMFGNLQSKMFPAYFTLISACAAISVAAFAYLHPWKTASTVQRYQLGFLLSALGCNLSNLLVFTPMTIEMMKKRHKIERDLSIGEEVGWSKNQQVAKSNPTLAAMNKKFGMIHGLSSLANIMSFGSLAMHSWYLASKLEL; from the exons ATGGGGTGGGCGACGCGGTTCCTGGCGGCGGTGTGCTTCTTTGCTGCGGGCGTCCTCTTCGTCCCAGAGGCTATCGGTTCCCCATCCGGCGCAGGAGCCGTCACCGCCGCCAAGCTGGCCCACGTCCTCTCCTTTGCCACCTCCTGGGGCGCCGCCCTCTGGGCCACCTTCATCGGCGGCATCATAATGTTCAA GAACCTGCCGAGGCACATGTTCGGCAACTTGCAGAGCAAGATGTTCCCGGCCTACTTCACGCTTATATCTGCATGCGCAGCCATCTCCGTCGCCGCCTTCGCGTACCTTCACCCGTGGAAGACGGCGTCCACTGTGCAGCGCTACCAGCTTGGATTCCTCCTCTCAGCGCTCGGCTGCAACCTCTCCAACCTTCTAGTCTTCACTCCCATGACCATCGAG atgatgaagaagaggCACAAGATCGAGCGGGACCTGAGTATCGGCGAGGAAGTCGGATGGTCAAAGAACCAGCAGGTGGCTAAATCCAACCCCACCCTCGCTGCAATGaacaagaagtttgggatgatccACGGGCTGTCATCACTGGCCAACATCATGTCGTTTGGCAGCTTGGCCATGCACTCCTGGTACCTGGCCAGCAAGCTAGAGCTGTGA